Proteins encoded within one genomic window of Streptomyces sp. NBC_01314:
- a CDS encoding LacI family DNA-binding transcriptional regulator, whose amino-acid sequence MGDVARLAGVSSQTVSRVSTGFAGVNEDTRQQVLAAMRELGYRPNSAARALRRGEFRTLGVITFSLSTLGNIRTLDAIATSAAREGYAVTLLPVAVPTQDEVKGAFSRLGELAVDAVIVIMEVHLLDAATVSVPPGVQVVVADSDAGDRYTVVDTDQAGGARDAVRHLLELGHGTVWHLAGPEDSFAAQRRANAWRATLDEAGVREVPPLVRGDWSAESGYRAGLRIAEQADCTAVFVANDQMALGLLRALNERGRRVPEDVSVVGFDDIPEAASFLPPLTTVHQDFAEVGRLCVAGVLSKMRESGEEADTGEEHGTTLVPTRLVRRRSTGPAPKGARGV is encoded by the coding sequence ATGGGTGACGTCGCTCGGCTCGCCGGGGTCTCGTCCCAGACCGTCTCCCGGGTGTCCACCGGCTTCGCCGGGGTCAACGAGGACACCCGGCAGCAGGTGCTCGCCGCGATGCGGGAGCTGGGGTACCGGCCCAACAGTGCCGCGCGGGCGCTGCGGCGCGGGGAGTTCCGGACGCTCGGCGTGATCACCTTCTCCCTCTCCACCCTCGGGAACATCCGCACGCTCGACGCGATCGCCACGTCCGCCGCGCGGGAGGGGTACGCAGTCACGCTGCTGCCCGTCGCCGTGCCGACGCAGGACGAGGTGAAAGGGGCGTTCTCGCGGCTCGGGGAGCTGGCCGTGGACGCCGTCATCGTGATCATGGAGGTCCATCTGCTCGACGCGGCGACCGTGTCGGTGCCGCCCGGTGTGCAGGTCGTGGTGGCCGACTCGGACGCCGGCGACCGGTACACCGTCGTCGACACCGACCAGGCGGGCGGCGCGCGGGACGCCGTACGGCATCTGCTGGAGCTCGGGCACGGGACGGTGTGGCATCTGGCCGGGCCCGAGGACTCCTTCGCGGCGCAGCGGCGGGCGAACGCGTGGCGCGCCACGCTCGACGAGGCGGGCGTCAGGGAGGTGCCGCCCCTCGTGCGCGGCGACTGGTCCGCCGAGTCGGGGTACCGGGCCGGGCTGCGGATCGCCGAACAGGCGGACTGTACGGCCGTGTTCGTCGCGAACGACCAGATGGCCCTCGGGTTGCTGCGGGCCCTGAACGAGCGCGGGCGCCGGGTCCCCGAGGACGTCAGCGTCGTCGGCTTCGACGACATCCCCGAGGCCGCGTCCTTCCTGCCGCCCCTCACCACCGTCCACCAGGACTTCGCCGAGGTGGGGCGACTGTGTGTGGCGGGGGTGCTCAGCAAGATGCGGGAGAGCGGGGAAGAGGCGGACACGGGCGAGGAGCACGGGACGACGCTGGTGCCCACGCGGCTCGTACGGCGGCGGAGCACCGGGCCGGCTCCGAAGGGTGCGCGGGGCGTCTAG